CCTCGGATGGAGTATGAACCATGAGGTAATTACGAATCCCCCCATTTTTAGAAACCACGTTGTGTTTAATCTGACAAGACGACATGGGTTTCGAGGTTTTTCCTTTGTCAACTTGTTGGATCCGTCGGCGGTCAACCATGCAAAGGTCCTGGCGGTTCTGTTTGATGGCGAAGGGCTTGGCATCCGTTTCGGGATGTACTTGTTCATTTCATAATCTCTGCGCCAGCTGATGTCTACGGCAGAGAGCTTATCTGTCACTCTACGTTCAGCAGCTCAGACACACATCCCCTCAGTTACTACCGTCCTTGCGATGTGATTGTCGCCAGCTGCTGACCCGAACGGCTTTCATTAGTATGTTCTGACTTTGACGGTTGCGTCTTGGCTTAGTGGCTCCTAGGTAGGGTGCACTCCCAGCCGGTTCCTTGCTAACCTGTGATGGATCTTGGCGGCCTTCTGCCTGTGATTGGCCACCCAGCGAAGAGAAGGGGCTGGTAGTGGTGATTCAGAACTGTCACGGCAGATGAAAGAGACCTGAGGGACGTGTGATGAAGTGTTTAGCGCCTTTGACGGAAAATCGATAGCCAACGAGGCAAAAGTCGGGTCTATATTACTGCATTATGCGTCTTTGCAGGCACACCGCCGCATCGATTGCGACCTCGCTGCATCGTTCTGTGGTTGCTAACCAGAATTCCGCTGTCTCTCGACGGGTGTCCGCGGGGAAGGGAGACCCACGCGGGGCGGTGGGCAGCATTCAACTCAGTCCGTCAGGATGGGGCCCTCTGGGGCTTCAAGTCCTCAACGATGCACTGCTCCGGGTGGTATTTCGGGCTCTTTCCCCCCAGCCTTGCCAGGATGGGGCTTGAAACGGAGCTGGCAGCTCAAGTGTGCCAAGGAGGAtgaccatcatcaagcatcACCGGCTTGCTCCATACGGCAATAAACTGGTGAAGCCAACCACCAGAACAGAGCAAACCGTCACCTGGAGTCAAATCGCCCGCTACCTACTCAATGTTTCTCGCCCCAGCGCATGAAAGGTTAAAACAATCCAGAACATCACGGTCGCGTTATTGGTCAAAACGTGCCGAAGGCAAGGGTCATTCTGTTGGGTCATCTAATCTAGGCTTTGACTTTAGGAATGGCATCCAAAGGCCATCATGGTGTCAATGCAACACGTTTACGCCTGTCACAGGAATGGCACGCAACTCGATTCATGACGCTACGCTGCAGCCAACAATCACACTGAGTTCGTCGCCGGCAGACGACTTTGTTACAGGTGTTTTTATCCACCACGGAGCTACCGATTTGCATCACCGTCGCGTCAGTCTAAATATAACATGCAAAGACGTCTGTTCTGGTGATGCTGGTTCGAGTTCCAGGACAAGACGATGTGGTTGGCCAGTGGCCGCCTTGATTCAGGCCATTCACGGCTGGGCGCTTCGATTCCACCCTCAAGTGGCGTCTTGCTCCTCGAACCCCAGCGCCTGTGAAGAGAACATGCCCACCGGAGGTCCGGCCGTCATGGTTGCCGGCAGCTTGCCGCTGTTGCACCCCCGGATCACTAGCGAACGGGGAACGGTCGAGTCTGGAACCCGACGCACCCCGACAGCCCTGTTTCGTTTGCTCGAAAAGCCTCATCTCATGGACGGCAGAAGGAACAGAAAGTTTGTTCTAATCATTGCATTGGCATGGCCATGGGTGGTCTTGTTGGTTGGCTGGCACGCCGGGTTATTAGTTGGGTATGTTCAATTGGTTGCGCATGCGGATTCCTTGCCCTGTCGGGTCGGACGTCGAGTACATGTCCCCTGTCAGCTTCATGCATCAATTCCCCTGCTTCAGGCCTTCTGTGTCCCTTCGGCACCCTCTCTTTTGTCCCTCTCGCGTGGCTGCGGCGTGGAGTGTGTTTGATGGCCATGTGCTGGTTGGGTGGTCTTCGCATTCGCTGCCCCTGCAATAGGGCACCCCCTGCCTCAAACAAGACGGAGAAAAGAGGGAATGACAAGGGTCCTGTCAAGAGCCAAATCTCGACCAAACCAAACGTGCCCACGACAGGGGAGGGTTGCTGTTCGCCGAGCCAGTTCGCCGAGCCGTCCCGTCACTAGGCTGTGCTCTATGCCGAGGTTCATGGCCTTGTTTGCTCCCATTTCCATCTGATCGTCGACTCGGCGGGGCGACGCGGCCTCCGCCTATTCCGGTGCGACGGGACGGTAGGTGCACAGATGGGTGAGGCATCGTATCAGTTCAGTGGTATCAAGGCAACGTCCTCCAAGCGCACGCACAATTCCTACCTCTCCGGGGCGTCTGTACTCGTTTTGGACAAGCCCCTTTCAGCGAGACATGTCACATGACGGCGCGGCGTTGGTTTGAGAAGCTCTCCATCTGCCACGGTGGCCAATAACGGGCCGCCTGCACAAGGCCCAGGAACGAACCAGGAACACAGACGTCACATCACagagcctcaacaccacaagAGAATCCGTTTACCACCTTCAGTAACTACCATCTCCAGGATTTGGCTCCTACATATACGACATTCTTCATGCTCTAAAAATATCCAAGATCTATAGTTCTGCTACTGAGCTTGTCACAGGCATCACACCCAATCACAAAGCTTCAAGGCTTCGATAGCCGCCGGCTAAGCGCCCAGTCGTCCACCATCTTGCTCATCTTGCAGCATCTATTCCAGAACTATCAAGATCCCAGCGTCTACTCAGGGCTATTTTTATCTCAGATCCGGTAGTTCTATGCAAAGCATCCGTCGCGCATGTCGAGACGCTTCCTCCACGGGGTCCTCCTGCAAGACATGGGTTGCGGCCTGGTGGTCAGGTCTCCTTTTCTGGTCCGGTTTAGATGGCGATAGACGCCGACTACAACACACACCCCTCTCCTCCACCAGCTCTCATGCAGCAACGCCGGGCGTCTCGCCGAGGAGAGAAGCgcggcgatggcttcatcgaTTCGAAGCGCCGGCTCCTGTGACCCAGGCAACATGCGCTTTTCCCCCGGGCGCCAAAGCACGAGTATATTCCCAGAGCTGCAGCATTATCTGAAAAGATCTCAACCAGCCGATTGGCGCCATAGAGCCTATTCCGGTATGTCGGCAGTGGGTATCATGCCGGCCGCGAGACGTTGGCCAGCCCGTCCCGGGAGGACGGAAGACGCCCTGTTACCCCTTGGCAGTTCATCCCTCCTTGCTGAAGGGTCCTGACCCAAACGGGGTGTCCACAGACATGTGCAACGATAAATATAGGAACAGGTTGCTATATTGGGCGATAGCCTCCATGCAGTCGTGGATGAGGTGCAGCTCCTTTAACACGACGTCACCTCCACCGTTCAACGTCCCCCTGAGCGTCTAtttcttcctcgccatcacCGCCCATTCATTTCACTCACTCGGAGTCCCCGATGGTTTCAAGTGGTACTTTTCGATCCTGGCTAAGCCTATTAAGCAAGCACCTTGGTTGCCGCCCTGCAAAATGAACTGGGTAACCTCACACTTCCCCACCTGCTTGCTGCTCGAAGCGCCCATGCCCGGTGATCCATGGCTCAAATCCTCCCCTCCAGCCTGGCTTGTCGTCGAGCTCGATTGCAGGTCTCGGACGTCGATGATGCATTGGTGTTTGACAGTCACACAGTTGTACCCCACTGGCCGGCGCTTCTACACGGTACGGCATCCCTTGAGAGATTTGATTTGTGGCACAATCAAATCTCATTCATCTCTCTGCACATGAAACTGCATACAGGTTCAAGTGAGACCCTGTTTCGCCGTTCCCTAGGCCCATCTGTGTGACGGATCTCAAATCGACAACTACCGGACTAGGCACGGCCTCTTGTTGTCATTTCCGTCTGAAGGGACCCCTGCGTCTCCTGCAGGAACGTTTCTCGGCTGTCTCTCGCATGCGTCAAGTCACTGGCGCGTCGAGCCATGTATAGAGATACTTTGACGATACATTGTCCTACTTCTTCTGTCGTTTGGCGCTCTTGTCACTTGTACCGCTCAAAACACTCGCACTGCGTTTCTGCGGGGCACCGCTGCTACCTGGACGGTCGTCCTTGTCGGCTTCATTTGCATCCTTGGTCGAGGCCTCCGGGCCTTTAGTCGTGGGGGCAGCTGCTTCTGCAGAGTCCTTCTTTTCGTTGCTGGTGGGTGTTTCAGATCTGACGTCTTCGCCGTTGGGTTTATCTGCAGCGTCACTTTTCGCTGCAGCTGCCTTTccggcatcatcctcgtccttcttctcttcggccttctccttttctgATTCCGGTTCCGGCTCGGGGGGTGCCATGGCCTTTTCCCGCTCTGCCTTCTTTGCCTGCTCGACCTTGATCTCGGCGTCGATCTTATCCGAAACCTTACGAGCATCGAGCAGACTGTTGACAGCTCCAAGAAGCATCTCGTACTGATGCGTCGTCGCTGCCGTGGGCATGGCGAGCTTGCTAGGCACGTCCAGTTCGTTGAGCACATTGGTGATGCGCATCTGTTGCTGGTTCGACTTGTGAGAGAACAGCTTGTTGATCCTCTCTGTCCGGAACGTCGGCCCAGAGCCAAGTCGATCATGGTGCGTGACACCATACAGCACCTCTTCTTGGCTTGTAAGTTTGCGGCgttcttgttgttgttgctgaccCTTCTTGTTATTGGGAGCAGTGGGCGTAGGTGTAGGTCCAATAGACTCGCGATGGCCAGTAGATGCCGCCGTGCTCTCCCGTCTACCAGATTCCTGGGTAGCGGCGGCCGCCGCGgccgcggctgctgctgctgcagttTGTGGGGGCGCAGGGCTGGCACCGTCGCCGGGCATCAGTGACTTTCGTTTCTTTGACTTGTCGGCGCTCATGAGATTCTGTAGTAGATTCTGCAAACCAGCGGATGATTTGAAGGCGTTGATGTCGGTGTCGGCACGGGGATAATCGAGGCGGTGGTACAACTCGCGGCGTTCGTCGTTGAAACGCTCACTACGTGCCAATATGCGCTTGATCTCCAACAAGAGcgactcctcctcccggGCTTCCTCGCGAGATCGTGTCAGGGCGTTGAGAGCGAACTCCTTCCGTAGTCTCTCCTGTTGCGGGTTGAAGTGGGCCATAAGCTCGTGGAGTGCAAACTCGGGTTGTGTCATGTACTGGACGGGCTTCTGGGCCGCCATCATTTTCGAGGCAACCTCGTAGTACCTGGCCTTGAGGTCTTCCAAGGTACGTGAGCGTGTGGCCGGCACGATAGCCTTGCTCTCATCGCCGTCAGCGTTGGCTTCTCCATTGGTTGCGGGAGGATTCCACTCGTATCGATCCCAGATCAATGGCCATCGAAGGTCAAAGTCGCGTGCCAGCTCGAGCAGATAAtccgtctcctccttggtccaATCTCCATGTTGCAGTGACTGCTGGTATTGGCCGTCGCTGTATTGGGGCACCGATACCTGCACATTGTACTTTGCGAATGCGGAATCTTCCATCTCCTTGGTTTGATCCGTCCTGTCCCCCTCGGCACCCTGTCCATCTTGAGAATCGCCCTCTGGCTTGTCgtccttcctcctccagtGTCGCAGTGTCAGGTCTGAGGATCCGCGCGCCGAGTTCTTAAATGGCCGCATCTCCCATCGCGCAGCGGGCTTACGGCTCGCGAAGCGCCGCTTCTTGAAGTGTGTGACCTCGGggacgatggcgatggggTTGTCGCCGCCCAGGTTGTGAACCTCGCGCGCGAGGCCCTTGAGGTTCGGCCTCGGGGCCGAGaacttttgcttcttggctGGCCGGGGACCAGAAGACCCGTCGGGCAGGTTGAGGACATCGCGGACGTCGGAGGAAGTCATGATgggcgtgtgtgtgtgtgtgtgtgcttGTCGTCGGGATATATGCAGGACGGTCGGGGGAGGGTCTAGACAAAGGCTTCCATCACCAAAAACATCAAAATTAATCGCTCTATATTGCGCTTGAATTAGTCGAGCCAAGGAACGAGTGCATCAATTGTTCGGTTGAATTTTGGCTGGAGCGGAAATCGACATGTTGGACGCGTCAAGTTTTGGAGAGCGGGCGTTGGTCTGGTAAAGTTTAGCCAGCATCAGATACCTTAGCAAGTGGAGACATCCTTGTCCATTCAATATCACGTGATAGCGACTTCCCCCCTGACAGGCCGATGTTCGAACGTGGCAGCTTCGCGGGCGCCAAAAGTTCAAGGGGAGAGGTGTTAGACTCCTTGGGTACAACCTCATCTCGCACACGacactcgactcgactcgataCATCGACGGCCCTCTCGAGCCTCCCCCTCCAATTGCGCCCCCCGATCGACTTTTGGCGCATTGTCTTGTTCACGAGCCCGCCCATCATGAAGTTCCTCCTGCCCCTGCTGTCGCTCAGCGCAGCTGCGAATGCGCTGCACTTCTTCATCGACGGCGTCACCCCCAAGTGTTTCTACGAGGAGCTCCCCAAGGACACTCTTGTCGTGGGACACTACACTGCTGAGGAGTGGGATGATCGGGTCAACGCCTGGGTCAAGCACGACGGCATCAGCATCTACATCAATGTCGACGTACGTTGAAGGCCTCCTTGAAGCAATCCTCAAATACTTCATGACAGCCATGCTCACACTATCACCAGGAAATCTTCGACAACGACCACCGTGTCGTCTCCCAGCGCGGCGCTGCCTCGGGCCGCTTCACCTTCTCCGCCGCCGACGCCGGAGACCACAAGCTGTGCTTCACGCCGTCGTCCAATTCTGGCCGCACCGGCTGGCTCTCGGCCTCGAAACCCAACGGCGGCATCAAGCTGAccctcgacctcgtcatCGGCGAGACCAACCAGATTGAGAGCAGCGACAAGGGAAAGATCCAGGACATCACAACACGTGTCAAGGACCTCAACGCCCGCCTCAACGACATCCGAAGAGAGCAGGTCTTCCAGCGTGTAAGTGACAAGTGTCCCTTGAGTCGGTTGATACGACTATGTCGAGAAGAGGCACCAGAAAGCTGACCACATGATATACAGGAGCGAGAGGCCGAGTTCCGAGATCAGTCCGAGTCTACAAACGCCCGTGTCATCCGCTGGATCGTCATCCagctcatcgtcctcggcgTCACCTGCGCCTGGCAGCTCTCGCATCTCCGATCCTTCTTTATCAAGCAGAAGCTCACTTAATCTAATCGTTTCCGGAGTGCAATTTGGGTTCTGCAGCTCATGCAAGGTTAGAGCCTTGTCTGTCTAGCTGGCTAGCTGGGTGTGGAAGGGATAGCCATGGATGGGAATAGTGGCAACAAAATTTTGGCATTAGATGTTCACGGGGAATGAACTCCCTTTAGATGATGCCGTGTAATGTTACATATACGTGATGATACTTTATACTTGTGTGCAGTTTAAGTTTATTCAAAGAAATGAATGGATAAGACTACCAGTGTGTTGAAAAAAGGAGCGACAACGCCTTTTTTTCCCATTATAAGATTCAGACAAAAAAACTCCCTAGAGTGCTCTATCTTCATTTCACGACAAATCACCAAGCTGCTTCTTCCAAAGTAAACAACAACGACAAAAAAGACCAGACTCATCATCCCCACACCTCCTTCTTGCTACCCCTACCTACTCTACCCTCCCCTACCATACCATACCCTAGTAACTACACCAGACAAGACTGGAGACGCTTGCTCGCCCTCGTCTCGCTTTGCCTCACCACCCTCAGGTCGCTCAAGAGTGGCTTTCGTCTGGGTAGGTGATTACGCACAGAGAGAGATTATAGACAGCGTCATGAGAAATACGACTAAGAAACACCGAACCAGACCCAAAATGCTGCCCTGCTCGATCTCCTTGCGCCGTGCTGCGCTGGAAGATTAAACGTGGTTTAGTATAGTTTCGTGATGGAATGCCAGacataataaaaaaaaaggaaagccCATTCCCAACTCCAAGACCAGATTTGCTTCCCCTGGCGGGCGGTCCTAGAAAGATACCTCGGTGTATCAGTTCAGGAGACAGAGGGATTCTATGATAGCGACATGATGCGGTCCGAGTTTGAGGAGATCCAGGTTCCAGAGCCAAGTCTCGATACTCAAGCAAATGGACGTCGCCGCATCCGTTGTAGGAGCATTACCCGCCGAGCCGGGTCGCCATGGGTGTCAAGGTCCAGGAAGCAAGCGTAACAAGACTTGCTCCAGGTGGGCGTTTTTATCCAGCAACCACATCCCCTTGTGATCGTTTGGGGACATCATCCTCAAGCTCAGGACTGTCATTGAGACACAGATCCTGAAGCACAACGCCGCAGCAatgaagaaagaaagaaaaccgTAGCCATCAACCACCCATATTTAACCACAGCAGAGCGTCTTCATCAGCTTCTGGAAACCACTGGGCTGAGGGTTGGCAGGCTGGTCGCTAGGCTGGGCGAGCTGCGTCGCCGGTCCCTGCTGGGAGGTCCTCGGCTGAGGCAGGTTCTGGGCGCTGTTCTGGAACTGGGCCTGAGTTGAGCCAGTTGGCGTGGCCATGTCCCGAAGACCCCCAACCCCGCTCCCCCTCTGCGCCGACAAGGCGCCGGGGGCGCTTGGCCGATCTCTCTGCTTGCCCATCTGCTTGAtcggagacggaggagggggTTGCGCGGCGTTTAAACGGCTGACAGTAAGGTTTTGCGCTTGTTGGTGAGAGTTCGTATTCCCGGGACGGTGGCCGCTGTGCAGCTCCATCTGCGAGGGGCCAGGCCTCACGTTGGGGTTGTGCAGGTACGCGGCGTTGTGGTTCTTCGAGTCCCATCCCTTTCCCGAATCCTTCGAGATCTTCATCCAGTCGTactcgccatcctcaacctcgccgGTCGTCTTCAGGGCCTGGGTGAAAAGCTCTCGGAGGTAGTCGTAATCAGGAGTATCCTCGAAGCCCAGGTTACGGACATAGGTAAGATACTTGTTGAACTCCTCAGGGAAGCCCTCGGCCAAGTCCTTGATCGCCGtcgtctgcttcttctcaccGATCTTCTCGTACTTTTGCTTGTTGGTGGCAGCCTTCAGGCCCTGCCAGGGGAGTCCTCCACGGAGGAAGTAGAGGAAGACGTGACCGAGGGCCTCGAGGTCGTCTCGTCGAGACTGCTCACGACCAAGATGAGTGTTGATACTCATGTATCGAGCAGTTCCAGAAAGCGACTTTCGCTCGCGATAAGGGATGTGTTGTTTCGTCTTCGGGTCACGGTACTGCTTGGCCATGCCGAAGTCGACAACATGGATAACGCTAGAGGCCTTGGTGCCGGGGCGACCAATGAGGAAGTTGTCGGGCTTGATATCACGGTAGATGAGGTTCTTCTCGTGAATTGTCTGGACCCTGGACAACATCTGCTTGGCCACCATGACGACCGTCTTGATGGAAAATCTCCTACCACAATGGTCGAAAAGGTCCTCAAGAGATGGACCAAGCAGGTCGATCACGAGGATGTTGTGAAGTCCTTCCTGACCGAAGTAGTACACATTAGGAATACCAGCTAAATGAGAAATTAGCATCATGCAAGTTATATGTTCGAATGAGATGGTTCTCACGGCATCCAACAAGGATCTTGTAAGTTCGGTACTCATCTCGCAGCTGAGGAGCATCACTCTTGCGAGGTTCCTAGAAACAAGCAGTGTTAGATTCATCGAGATTACAGACGATGCAAATCGTCGGGCGACTCACGAATTTGATAGCAACTTGTTGGTTGTTGAGAAGATTGGTGCCCTCAAAAATCACACCAAACGAACCCTCACCAATCTTCTTTCCCACCCTGTAGTGAACTCCAACCACGTTggaagacgacgaagccATTGCGGCGGTAGAGGCGGTCACCGGACCACCTTGAAGAATGTCTAGGCAGAGAGACGGAAAGTTTCGGTCGTGGCAACGGCGTGGATCGAGTCTGGAATGGAAGCGTGCTTGCAAAAAATCGATGCCTGTAAACAAATACCAAAACCAGCGGTCAGTGTTTGATGAAAATTGATGGAATTCCAAGATGTCGGTCGGGGAGCGGAAGGGGCAAGAAAGAGTCGGGGACTGATGGCGTGGCGCTGCGTGCGGTTGGACAGCaaaggaggatgaggcgACAGGTTGATCAAGCTGGGCTGCTGCCGGGTGCTGGGATCCTTGATTGGAGGCGCGGCAAAAAGGCTCTTCCAGCCCAGGACTGCGGACGCAGGCGCAGCAGCTCCTGCACGACACTGGCCACGACTGACTTTGCCCCTGATGGCGATGCCGACAAGAAAGCAATCAAGCCTGTCGAAAGGGGCAGGGCCAAATCCAAGATGTATCGATCGAAACGGTGTCGGGTCGTAGGAGAAGGGAATCAACCGGttgatgcagcagcagcccgtCGAATATCCACGCCCCAAGCTCTCTGGCTCCAGAAGCCAAAACAGACCACCAGCACTGCCCCCGACAGGTGTGAAGATGGAAATGTGTAATCGGGTACTCACCTGAAGCAGAGAAGAGATGCCAAAAGGATACAATGTGGCAGCTCGCTCGGGCAGGCGATCGAATCGAGGGAGAGAAGTCGAAGGCGAATCCCCAAAAGCGAAGGAaaggatgaggttgatggGGAGATTGGGGATGGATGTAGGAAAGGGGAAGAGACCTCAGCGCTGGAGAAGGGGATGGGAGAGCCCGTGCCAGGCCCCCGACCGAGCCAGAGTCAGTGACCCCCAGCTCCACTGCCCGAGAGAACCCCCCGGCCACTGCAAGGCGGGCACCTTGGGGCCAGCAGCCAGTCTCTTTACAGCGAGCAACCGCTACAAGAAACAAGCGAGAAGGCGCTGAGGCCAACACACCCGACGCTGGATGCCAACCAACCCGACCCGACAGTGGATGGGATTGGGACGCCCAGCCTGTCTGCCAGAGCTGGCTGGACCCAGCCCCAGCTTCCAAAGGGCCCAGTCCAGCCGCCAGCCAACCCGCTCTGGGACGAGGGCAACCGGGTGCAGGAGGCTAGGGGATACACGGGGCCGAGGTATCTGCCCTCAGGGACTCAAGCTTGAGGGCGGCAGATGAAGGGTTCAGCCACGCACTGTAGATGGCACTGGCTAGATGGTCAGATGCCATCCGCCTTAGCGCCATCCGCTGCCAAACATGCAGGTGCTTTGACGCTGCAGACAGTGTGCATTGCGAGGACAGGCTGTCTCCGCACCGTGAAAGGGGGAACCTCAACCTTTGGGGAGATTTACCTCCCTCTCAAGTACCTATCGTCGTCCGTCCGGGTCTGGTCCCCATGCTCCCTACCTCGTTCTGCAATCCGATAGTTTCCCCTGTTGGTCCAGACTCTCACTGACTGGCAAAagcaatccatccatcctgtcACTTTTCTCGAGTCGCGCGAGTTTTCATCATCAAGAGACAAACAAGAAAAGTCTACCGCCTCAGATACATGTGGATGTCGTCACCTGGACCGACATGTTGGGCTTAAACCCTAGCCATCAACCCAATCTATCGGTGAGCTGTCGCCGGTCACAGCAAGCCCCGTTCAAGTCGAGATATCCCCTTGGGCCTTGCCTTAGTCAAGGAGCCGGTGACTTGCCCATCTCCCACCGGGGCGCCGTTCGTCTTGACGACAGACGCCTACGGGCGCGCGCCTGTGCCCACAGGATCCTCCCCAATGGACCATGAGGTGTGCCCCTGGTCCTCCTCTTGACTCGGCGTTGTCCACTGAGGCGTCCGGCGGTGGAGTCCCCAACGGCAGGCCCGGGGTATTGCTACTTCAACCGCGGTGCAATCTCCCAGCCTCTAGCCAGGTACTCCATACCCGGGCCGTCCATCATCTGcgatggatggtgatggggacGGAAGGCTGCGGGCATGCATGGGTTCAAGGTTAAAATCAGGGTGAGAGTTCAGGTTCTCGTCGAGCGGGGACAGTCTCTTTCGGGTGGTTTATCCTCGCAAGCATCGGGGGGGCGCCTTGCAACCGGTGTGAAAGGGCACAGATCTGGGCCAATTCAATTCCTCTCGACAGACCCTTTTTCATGGATTCCAGATGGATCGGCAGGTAGGACTTGTGCTTGGCATTACAACCACAGGCATTGCTACGTCGAAGCTGTGCGGCGTT
This region of Fusarium falciforme chromosome 5, complete sequence genomic DNA includes:
- a CDS encoding SWR1-complex protein 4, which gives rise to MTSSDVRDVLNLPDGSSGPRPAKKQKFSAPRPNLKGLAREVHNLGGDNPIAIVPEVTHFKKRRFASRKPAARWEMRPFKNSARGSSDLTLRHWRRKDDKPEGDSQDGQGAEGDRTDQTKEMEDSAFAKYNVQVSVPQYSDGQYQQSLQHGDWTKEETDYLLELARDFDLRWPLIWDRYEWNPPATNGEANADGDESKAIVPATRSRTLEDLKARYYEVASKMMAAQKPVQYMTQPEFALHELMAHFNPQQERLRKEFALNALTRSREEAREEESLLLEIKRILARSERFNDERRELYHRLDYPRADTDINAFKSSAGLQNLLQNLMSADKSKKRKSLMPGDGASPAPPQTAAAAAAAAAAAATQESGRRESTAASTGHRESIGPTPTPTAPNNKKGQQQQQERRKLTSQEEVLYGVTHHDRLGSGPTFRTERINKLFSHKSNQQQMRITNVLNELDVPSKLAMPTAATTHQYEMLLGAVNSLLDARKVSDKIDAEIKVEQAKKAEREKAMAPPEPEPESEKEKAEEKKDEDDAGKAAAAKSDAADKPNGEDVRSETPTSNEKKDSAEAAAPTTKGPEASTKDANEADKDDRPGSSGAPQKRSASVLSGTSDKSAKRQKK
- a CDS encoding Casein kinase I 1; the encoded protein is MASSSSNVVGVHYRVGKKIGEGSFGVIFEGTNLLNNQQVAIKFEPRKSDAPQLRDEYRTYKILVGCPGIPNVYYFGQEGLHNILVIDLLGPSLEDLFDHCGRRFSIKTVVMVAKQMLSRVQTIHEKNLIYRDIKPDNFLIGRPGTKASSVIHVVDFGMAKQYRDPKTKQHIPYRERKSLSGTARYMSINTHLGREQSRRDDLEALGHVFLYFLRGGLPWQGLKAATNKQKYEKIGEKKQTTAIKDLAEGFPEEFNKYLTYVRNLGFEDTPDYDYLRELFTQALKTTGEVEDGEYDWMKISKDSGKGWDSKNHNAAYLHNPNVRPGPSQMELHSGHRPGNTNSHQQAQNLTVSRLNAAQPPPPSPIKQMGKQRDRPSAPGALSAQRGSGVGGLRDMATPTGSTQAQFQNSAQNLPQPRTSQQGPATQLAQPSDQPANPQPSGFQKLMKTLCCG